A window of the Enoplosus armatus isolate fEnoArm2 chromosome 5, fEnoArm2.hap1, whole genome shotgun sequence genome harbors these coding sequences:
- the fxyd6 gene encoding FXYD domain-containing ion transport regulator 6, whose product MSTVAMETILLFLSSLLVCVAAETDPSIQDGKEKVENPFEYDYESLRIGGLVLAVVLFTLGILLILSRRCRCSINQKARAPGDEEKQEENLIVSKAAAAAKETPAEN is encoded by the exons ATGTCaacagttgccatggaaactattttgctcttcctctcttcactcCTGGTGTGTGTGGCTG CTGAAACAGACCCCAGTATACAGG ATGGCAAGGAGAAAGTTGAAAACCCATTTGAATATG ACTATGAGAGCCTGAGGATTGGGGGATTGGTGTTGGCCGTGGTGCTGTTCACACTGGGCATTCTTCTCATTCTTA GTCGAAGATGTCGCTGCAGTATCAACCAGAAGGCCAG GGCCCCCGGAGAcgaggagaaacaggaggagaacCTGATTGTCTCCAAGG CTGCAGCGGCTGCCAAAGAGACTCCAGCAGAGAACTGA